A window of the Candidatus Binatia bacterium genome harbors these coding sequences:
- a CDS encoding acyl-CoA dehydrogenase family protein — protein sequence MGAGIDKETLDATLAALHEFAARNLADATLLDLDRRDEFPEAIVRDMCGAGLGIQLFFIPEEYHGMGGGVFDLYRICEAMGHLDVGVATGVLATFLGSDPIVVGGTPEQKTKYMTRIADEGILMAYGATEPQAGSDLAALRTTAVPVEENGKVVGYRIGGAKQWISNGGVADVYTILANAPGGPSWFIVERGTPGLSAGKPEDKHGIRLSNTAALSLDEVYVPAENLVGGVEGQGLAQAQAVFGYTRLMVAGFGLGAGWAALDRAVPYSTTRIQGGSPLSEKPGYTHKLIVANVIRLEAARAYMEYVARRLDEGDQMLNTEGAIAKYMATEAGNRAAEASIQALGGYGYTREYMVEKIKRDVRITTIYEGTSEIMEMTISRDRWQAHLKTRGQHYHEAARGLEAIRSEHPNTGCDVAALALHALAEVLERCRIGRLTRHQHVLFRIGELVAFAECAEQMARRAVGAAAGTLNPKTDTRFDPAGIAAISRCFAREAAAKIARDGLGLAVGGGAVADAEVPAFEAALGLPAIHRAQAGLLADMDAIADLVYGRGGGASAAA from the coding sequence ATGGGCGCAGGGATCGACAAGGAAACCCTCGATGCGACGCTCGCGGCGCTGCACGAATTCGCTGCCCGTAACCTCGCCGACGCGACGTTGCTCGATCTCGATCGCCGGGACGAGTTCCCCGAAGCGATCGTCCGCGACATGTGCGGGGCCGGACTCGGTATCCAGCTCTTCTTCATTCCCGAAGAGTACCACGGCATGGGCGGTGGCGTCTTCGATCTCTACCGCATCTGCGAAGCCATGGGTCACCTCGACGTCGGCGTCGCCACCGGGGTGCTGGCCACCTTCCTCGGCAGCGACCCGATCGTCGTCGGCGGCACCCCGGAACAGAAAACGAAGTACATGACCCGCATCGCCGACGAGGGTATCCTCATGGCCTACGGCGCTACCGAACCGCAGGCCGGCAGCGATCTGGCCGCCCTGCGGACTACGGCCGTCCCGGTCGAAGAGAACGGCAAGGTCGTCGGTTACCGGATCGGCGGGGCGAAGCAGTGGATCAGCAACGGCGGCGTCGCCGACGTCTACACCATTCTCGCCAACGCCCCGGGTGGCCCTAGTTGGTTCATTGTCGAACGCGGCACGCCGGGTCTGAGCGCCGGCAAACCCGAGGACAAGCACGGTATCCGCCTCAGCAACACGGCGGCCCTGTCCCTCGACGAAGTCTACGTGCCGGCGGAAAACCTCGTCGGCGGCGTCGAAGGACAAGGTCTCGCCCAGGCCCAGGCCGTGTTCGGCTATACGCGGCTCATGGTGGCCGGGTTCGGCCTCGGCGCCGGCTGGGCGGCTCTCGACCGCGCCGTCCCGTACTCGACCACGCGCATTCAGGGCGGCAGCCCGCTTTCCGAAAAGCCGGGGTACACGCACAAGCTCATTGTCGCCAACGTCATCCGGCTCGAAGCCGCCCGTGCCTACATGGAATACGTGGCGCGGCGGCTCGACGAGGGCGACCAGATGCTCAACACCGAGGGCGCTATCGCCAAGTACATGGCCACCGAGGCCGGCAACCGCGCCGCCGAAGCCAGCATCCAGGCCCTCGGCGGCTACGGCTACACCAGGGAATACATGGTCGAGAAGATCAAACGCGATGTGCGCATCACGACGATCTACGAAGGCACCTCCGAGATTATGGAGATGACCATCAGTCGCGATCGCTGGCAGGCGCACCTCAAGACCCGCGGCCAGCACTATCACGAGGCCGCCCGTGGTCTTGAAGCCATCCGTTCCGAACACCCGAACACCGGCTGCGACGTCGCCGCCCTCGCACTGCACGCCCTGGCCGAGGTCCTCGAACGCTGCCGCATCGGGCGCCTCACCCGCCATCAACACGTCCTCTTCCGCATCGGCGAACTCGTCGCCTTCGCCGAATGTGCAGAGCAAATGGCGCGCCGCGCCGTGGGTGCCGCGGCCGGCACCTTGAATCCGAAAACCGACACCCGGTTCGATCCCGCAGGTATCGCGGCGATCAGCCGCTGCTTCGCCCGCGAGGCCGCGGCGAAGATCGCCCGGGACGGCCTCGGACTTGCCGTCGGCGGCGGGGCCGTCGCCGACGCCGAGGTCCCGGCCTTCGAAGCCGCACTGGGACTGCCCGCCATTCACCGGGCCCAGGCCGGCTTGCTGGCCGACATGGACGCGATCGCCGACCTGGTCTACGGGCGCGGCGGCGGCGCGAGCGCCGCGGCATGA